The Streptomyces sp. 11x1 genomic sequence CTGCCCGTCGTCCTCGTCCTGATCGCGGCGGCCGGGCCGACCTCCGGGCACGCCGAGTCGTCCCTGGGGAAGATCGCCCTGGAGCTGGTCCTCGGGCTGCTCTTCGGCATCGTCCTGCCCTACGTCGTCGTCGAACTCGTACGGTTCCGGCTGCTGGGCGCCGAGCCCAAGCTCCAGCCGCTGCTGCCGCTGGCGATCGGCGTGATCCTGTACGCGGTCTGCCACCTCACGCACGCCAACCCCTACCTCGCCGCGTTCTCCGCGGGGGCCGTGCTCACCGCACGCTCGCTGGAGGCGAAGGAGGCGTTCGAGCCGCTCGGTGAGGCGCTGGCGGAGCTGGCCAAGTTCGCGGCCCTGCTGGTCTTCGGTGCACTGCTGACACCGTCGCTCTTCGGTGACCTGTCCTTCGGCGGATACGCGGCGGTCGTCCTGGCGATCGTGCTGATCCGCCCGGCGTCGCTGCTGTTGTCGCTGCTCGGCACGCGGTTCACCCGGCAGGAGAAGCTGGTCGCGGCCTGGTTCGGGCCGAAGGGCTTCGCCTCGGTGGTATACGGACTGCTGGTGCTCCAGGCCGGGATCCCACAGGGCGAGGAGGCGTTCACCCTCATCGCCGTCTGCATCGCCTTCTCGATCATCGCGCACAGCTCCACCGACGTGCCGATCGCCCGTCTCTTCCACGTCGACGACCTCGCGGGCACGTCCTCCGGTGCGGGCACGCCGTCCGCCACCGAGGAGGCCGACCGTGTGGGCGCGTGACCTCGCCGAGCCCTACCCGTACGTCACCACCGACGAGGACGCCGCCCACGCGGTCCGGCTGCTGGCCCTGCACCGGTTGCCCGCACTCCTGGTCGTCGACACCGACGCCGCACCGTACGCCCTTGTGCCCTGCGCCCAACTCGTCGGACGACTCATGGCCGACGGGCAGGACCGCGACGGGGCGGCGGGGATCGCCGGTCTCAGCGTCACGGACTGGCTGCCTCCCGGCAGCCCCAGCCCGCCCACGGTCGAGGAGACCGACGACCTCACGCGGGTCGCGGACCTCATCGTGCGGACCCGCAGCCCGTTGGTCGCCGTCGTCGAACGCGACGGCGACCAACGGTGGTTGGCGGGCGTGGTGACAGCCGTCCGGCTGCTGGAACGGCTCGCCGGAGGAGGAGCGTGAGCCGAACTCCTCGGACGGCAACCGCAGCTCCGGCCACGGGCCCCGGCCCGTGACCTGGACTCCGACCAGCACCCCGGCAACCGCCTGCCTCGGAGGCACCCCGTGAACATCCCCGGCCTCACCGCGTACACCCGGACGCGGCGCACCGCGCGCAGAGACAGCAGACGGCAGCGTCGGGAGATCCGTGAACAGCGGCTCGGCCTGCTGGCCCAGGAGTCGGCCCCACCGGCCGCGCCGCCGAGCTGGCGGGCCGGCTGGGGAGGGCGGGTCCTCGCCGTCCTGTGGTGTGCACAGTTCCTTTGGTTCGTGCTGCGCCCCGGCGTCGAGGAAAGGGCCGGCAACACTCCGGGGGACTGGATCTTCCTGTGCTGGGCAACCATGTTCGCCACGTGGATGGCGTGCCGCCTGGGAATGTGGCGAGTCTCCGCGGGCCACAGTGGTGTGTGGATACGACGGTTCTGGACCGTCAGGTTCCTTCCGTGGCAGCAGCTCAGCCGGGTGGACATGCGGCGGGACGGCCTGCTGGAGTTCTTCGACGGCGACAGGCACCCCATGGCCGGACTGTATGGCCCTGCCTGGCTGAACCGGATCCTCGGCCGTCCCCACACCGGACAGGAGGCGGCCGACATCCTGACGGTCATGGCCCGCCACCCTCGTCTGCGGCCCGTCACGGATCCGGACCGGCGACTCAGAGGGACGCCGTTCGTCGTGTGGTCACCCTTGGCCCTGGGTGTCGTCGCCTTGGCGGGTCTGCTCCCCTGACGACGGCGCTCGGGCCTGCCCCACCAGTCACGGTCACGGCTCCGGTGTCCCGGCCCGGGGCCGGTTGTCCTTGATCGCGGACAGCAGGAACAGAAGGGCCGCGAGGCCGTAGAACCCCATACCGACGAACATGGCGGCCATGACCACGTCGTACGAGGCGTTCGCCAGGCGGGGCACCCCGTTGGCCAGCATGCCGCCGTACAAGCACAGAAGCGCGTAGGCACGGGGCCGCAGGCCGCCGGTGGGCCGACGTCTCATCCACGGCGGGACCCAGCCACGCAGGATCGCGATCGCCGGCAGCAGCATCAGGACACTGGCGACGGCCAGAGCGATCCAGTGGTAGAGCGGATTGCCGTGCATGTCGACACCTTCTTTCACCGGGGCCGGTCGATCAGCCGAACCGCTCCGGCGACCGCGAGACAGGTGATGCCTGCCAGCAGTACGGGAAGACCGGGCCCGGGCAGCACCCACATCACCGCGCCGCAGAGTGCGAGCGCCGCACCGGCGGCCGCGAGCGAACGCGTGACCGTGCACGTGGTGAGAGGGCGGGCCATCAGGTGACTCCAGGGAAGAGGAAGAAGAGGAAGGGGGTGCTTACCGCACCGGAAGCTATCGCATATGCCAAAGGAATATCAGCTCCCTTCCGTGTCGCGTACCGGGTGGGCCGCGTGCCGGGCGTTCGGGTTCGCGAGCAGGCTGCGCGGGTCCGCGGCCCGCGAGATGGCCGACTCGACGGCGGCGATCCGGTCGGCGAGGAGGCCGAGTGCGGCTACCGCGCGCGTGAGCTGGTCGTCGTCCGGGCCGCCGAGGGCCTGGGTGCGGACGTACGCCGCCTTCAACTCCGTCCAGCGGGCGGCCTGTTCCGGGGTGAGCGTGCCGCGCAGCTCGGCCAGCTTGAGGAGGTTGGACTCGGCTCCGGTGGTGAGGGTCTGGGCCTCGGCCGTGTAGTGGTCGTCGATCAGAGCGGCCAGTTCGGACGCGTTCATGACCGGCTGGACGCGCTGGGCGATCTTGTTCATGTTGCGGTAGGAGCCCTGGAGCCGGAAGGCCGGCTCGGTGCGGGTGGTGTCCGACTGCGCGGCGGAGGCGATGTACGCGGCGTTCACCGCCAGGACCGTCTCCCGGATCGTGAGCAGGTGCCCCAGGACCGCGAGGATCCGCTCCAGCTCGGCGGAGGTGTAGGGGTGGGCGAGCCGGTCGGCACGGGCCGTGGGGTCGTGCCCGGCGAGCCGGATCAGCAGGTCGAGGTCGGCGCGGTCGCGGCCCGCGAGCGGGGCGAGGACCGGGTGAGCGGTGAGGGCGTTCTCGATGAAGCTGAGCGCGAAGGCGTCCTCCTTGCCGGTGAGGACGTCACCGAGGTTCCACACGTCGGCCCGGTTGGCGAGCATGTCGGGGACGCGGAAGCGGCTGCCGGACTCGGTGTAGGGGTTGCCGGCCATGCAGACGGCGAAGCGCTTGCCGCGCAGGTCGTACGTGCGCGGCTCGCCGTCCCGTACTCCCTCGACGCGGCGGGTGGCGTCGCACAACGGGATGAACCTCTGCAGCAGTTCGGGCGAGGTGTGCTGGATGTCGTCCAGGTACAGGAGGGTGTTGTTGCCCGCCTCAAGCGCGAAGTTGATCTTCTCGATCTCCCGGCGTGCGGTGGCGTTGGGGGCCTCGGCGGGGTCGAGCGAGGTCACGGTGTGGCCGAGGGCGGGGCCGCTGATCTTCACCAGCATCAGGCCGAGCCGGTCGGCGACGTACTCCATGAGGGTCGTCTTGCCGTAGCCGGGCGGGGAGACGAGCAGCAGCAGGCCGCCGGTGTCGGTGCGCCTGGACTCGCCCGTGGTGCCGAGCTGCTTGGCGAGGCTGTCGCCGATGAGCGGGAGGTACACCTCGTCGACGAGCCTGCCCCGGACGAATCCGGACATGATCCTCGGGCGGTGCTCGTCCAGGCGCAGCCGGGCGCGTTCGGCGGCCGTCAGGGTGGTGCGGCGACGCTGGTAGGCGCGGTGAGCGGGCACCTCGTGGGTGCGGAACGCGTGGGTGCGGGCGAGGAGTTCGTCGACGCGGACCGTGAGGGTGCCGCCGGTGAGGCGGGGGTGGGTGCCGAGCAGGCCCTCGACCGTCTCGGTCAGGGGCGCGTCACACGTGTAGCGGGTCAGATCCGGGCACAGCTCGGCGGCCACCGCCTCCGCCAGGTCACCGGGCGCGAGGTCCGCGCCGGTGGAGGCGGCGTACGCGGACAGCCACGCCTCGACCAACTGTCGGCGTGCCCCCAGGTCACCGAGGGCGGTGAGGTCCTCGTCGTACGCCGAAGTCCCCACCGTACGGCGGAACTTGTCGAGCAGGGTGTGGGTGCCCGCGTCGATGACGAAGCCGTCGGCGCCGCCGGTGAGTTCCTCGAAGAGGTAGGCCGAGGCGGCGTCCGCGGTGGGCCCGCCGATCGCTCGCGCCAGCTCGCCCCGCAGGTCGGCGATCGCGGACGTGAGCCCGAACATCTCCCGGGCGCGGGCGAGCGACACGGCCCGGCGGGTCCACGCCTCGCGCTCCTCGGCCGTCGTGGCGTGCGCCCAGAACAGCTGGGCGCTCGCGCGGGCCACCGGCTCGTGGCGGAGCGGGCCCGCGTCCTCGTGCAGACGGAGCAGCGCGGTAAGGATCAGGAGCGTGTCGTGGTCGTGGACTCCGCGCTCGTATCCCTCGTCGTACGCCTCCTGCGCCGCCCGGCGTACCAGCGCGGTCAGGTCCGTGGTTTCGGCGAGGGCCGTCGCGCCGTGCTCGTCGAGCAGCCGGGCGGCGAGGTGTTCGGCGCGGTAGACGTCCGGGGACTCCGACGGCAGCGGGCGCTCCCAGTACGGGCGGGTCGCGGCGAAGTCGGGGTCGGTGACCGGGGAGCGGTAGTCGGTGGCACTGATCGCGAAGGCCAGGCCGTCGCCGTGCGGGACGAGGGCGAGGTCGAGCGGCTGGGTGTTCACCGCGAAACGGTGGGTGCCCAGGCGGATCGTGCGACCGTCGTCGCCGTAGAGGTCGGTGCGGTCGCGCAGGGCGCGCAGGGCCTCCTGACGGGCGGCCTTCAGGTGGCCGTCCAGCTCGTCCGCCCGGACCTGGTCGCCGAGGTGCCGCAGGTCCTCGGCGATGCGGCGGACCTTGGCGGGCATCGGGTCGGAGGTGAAGTACGTG encodes the following:
- a CDS encoding cation:proton antiporter, whose protein sequence is MVLVVVFGVALLIAVLLSGLAARTVLSTSLLFLVGGALVSDGFLGWIHITPDSEIVSVTADLALFAVLFTDGMHVSFPKLRQNWRNPVRALGLGMPLAFIGMALITHYLVGLDWTTSFLVGAVLAPTDPVFASAIVGRKEVPSKLRQLLNVESGINDGLALPVVLVLIAAAGPTSGHAESSLGKIALELVLGLLFGIVLPYVVVELVRFRLLGAEPKLQPLLPLAIGVILYAVCHLTHANPYLAAFSAGAVLTARSLEAKEAFEPLGEALAELAKFAALLVFGALLTPSLFGDLSFGGYAAVVLAIVLIRPASLLLSLLGTRFTRQEKLVAAWFGPKGFASVVYGLLVLQAGIPQGEEAFTLIAVCIAFSIIAHSSTDVPIARLFHVDDLAGTSSGAGTPSATEEADRVGA
- a CDS encoding CBS domain-containing protein; amino-acid sequence: MWARDLAEPYPYVTTDEDAAHAVRLLALHRLPALLVVDTDAAPYALVPCAQLVGRLMADGQDRDGAAGIAGLSVTDWLPPGSPSPPTVEETDDLTRVADLIVRTRSPLVAVVERDGDQRWLAGVVTAVRLLERLAGGGA
- a CDS encoding DNA repair ATPase; this translates as MTTGTTDLDTRTYEALDTGTYDVLRDRLTAQAAELARRAEALNIRRAQEFGSTRLELTGTERLRTEHSCVPRDLVSLGDVLLLGRNAHTGRRDGTAVSDVFTLHDRDLNRLPDDAVPGLLDDPDFVAEFTALHRYYRQAHLLRLSRVDGRLLAVFRTGEKADDIRVLRWALTDDGQVSFLDARGDRDHVPPPAHDFTWTEATRESHVLGRHPHVSVEGEVFVTTVGGTLTVKVEDDTETGEGIHSEPVDEPLQSLADADIAYARVGTLVLLRIRPYKEDAHRYLVFNTLTRSAVRLDGIGPACRRLPEDQGIVFPGGYCLANGTHKTFDGIGADDLEFDRVVRSPNGEDVLFAFHAPVAGRSLLLPYNVIRKETATPLTCRGWALLDDGTLVLLRTEGEEPQRVHPVQLWRSPYVSDTHAAARPLGDGPLARVGNADLVRGISDCLSIAGAVAGTTPTSEVYEALVAACVRAADSYHWLEDAELGDLREPLTDVRTTAEQVLAEFETVQALTRQAADALDEAADRVAQVVRRLRGETLRGAAVWVSGLTELRQAQGHLLTLRDLRYADAARIDALAADVESDLASFGRRAVAHLAREDAFGDHHAEVEHLLGDAAAITTVAEAAPVAARIDRLADGLGTVTEVVAGLDIGDATVRTSVLERIAEVLAGVNRARAVLDGRRRDLLDREGRAEFAAEFTLLGQAVTGALVSADTPEACDEQLARLLAQLESLEARFSESAEFDDFLGELADKRDEIHEAFSSRKQNLADARARRAERLADSAARILRTVVRRAASLPDADAVTTYFTSDPMPAKVRRIAEDLRHLGDQVRADELDGHLKAARQEALRALRDRTDLYGDDGRTIRLGTHRFAVNTQPLDLALVPHGDGLAFAISATDYRSPVTDPDFAATRPYWERPLPSESPDVYRAEHLAARLLDEHGATALAETTDLTALVRRAAQEAYDEGYERGVHDHDTLLILTALLRLHEDAGPLRHEPVARASAQLFWAHATTAEEREAWTRRAVSLARAREMFGLTSAIADLRGELARAIGGPTADAASAYLFEELTGGADGFVIDAGTHTLLDKFRRTVGTSAYDEDLTALGDLGARRQLVEAWLSAYAASTGADLAPGDLAEAVAAELCPDLTRYTCDAPLTETVEGLLGTHPRLTGGTLTVRVDELLARTHAFRTHEVPAHRAYQRRRTTLTAAERARLRLDEHRPRIMSGFVRGRLVDEVYLPLIGDSLAKQLGTTGESRRTDTGGLLLLVSPPGYGKTTLMEYVADRLGLMLVKISGPALGHTVTSLDPAEAPNATARREIEKINFALEAGNNTLLYLDDIQHTSPELLQRFIPLCDATRRVEGVRDGEPRTYDLRGKRFAVCMAGNPYTESGSRFRVPDMLANRADVWNLGDVLTGKEDAFALSFIENALTAHPVLAPLAGRDRADLDLLIRLAGHDPTARADRLAHPYTSAELERILAVLGHLLTIRETVLAVNAAYIASAAQSDTTRTEPAFRLQGSYRNMNKIAQRVQPVMNASELAALIDDHYTAEAQTLTTGAESNLLKLAELRGTLTPEQAARWTELKAAYVRTQALGGPDDDQLTRAVAALGLLADRIAAVESAISRAADPRSLLANPNARHAAHPVRDTEGS